In Brachypodium distachyon strain Bd21 chromosome 5, Brachypodium_distachyon_v3.0, whole genome shotgun sequence, the genomic window CACTTGCACTGCATTCTGATCAGTGAAGCATGACCTCCCCTCGTCCGCTGCCTTGCAGAGCTGCGGGTCCATGGGCACCTTCCCAAGGAAAGGGACCCCCATCTCATGGCACATCTTCTCAGCGCCACCCTTGCTGCTATCAAATACCTCACTGCATGCAACAAGCGACAGAATTCTGGAGCTTTCTCCTTGATGTAGCTCAGAGCCCACTCTGTGGCATCTACCTCGCCTCTGTCAGTTGGCTTCACAAATTTCATATCTGAAAGTTCCTGCCTCAAGCCACTCATGTTCTCAACGACACCCAGGATAGGAACGCCAACCTTCTTGCAAAAATTTATCTCCTTCCTCACGTCAATTAGAGAAACTTGCTGCGGAGCGGTGACAATGATGGCACCATCAATTCCTGCAATCTGGAGGTACTGCACAATTGAAATGTGTTCATCGGACGTTCCTGGAGGAGCATCCACCACAAGGTAATCAACGTCCTTTAGGAATTGTTTTATGAGTCCATTCTTGCGAGGACCCCTCCAAATGACAGCATCATCTGGGTTGGCAGCATGAAGCCAATTGACATGACACCAAGGTTGGATTCAACATACACCGGCGACCAGCCAACATTACTTTGATGAATATCCTGGCCTTCGAGACCTAACATTTTTGGGATGCTAGGTCCACATATGTCTATGTCAAGAAGGCCGACCTGATAGTCCATCTCAGCAAGGGCAAATGAGAGCTGGGCTGAAAAGGTACTCTTCCTGACACCACCCTTCCCAGACAACACCAGTATCTTATGTTTCACGGTATTCATTCGTTCAATGATAGCAAGCAAGTCTGGAAATAAAATGACTCAATTTAACAACGTGTCATCAATAATAAATATAGTAAATATGAAAAACTAATTGGATACTACAGATACACAAACCAACTTGACGGTATCTTAGGATAGGGATTACGTTTTACAAGAATACCATGCCAAAAGATACACATGCTTCAATGCTCCCTCACGTACAAACACTCACAGGGGCTTATGTGTGCATGTGGACCTAAGGTTCAAGGTTCATACAGCTAGGTCAAAAAATACCAGCTCACATCATCAGTAATAGCATCCACCAAGCGCGGCACACACAAAATTAACTGAAGCAAAGCTTCAGTTTATATCATATGCACATGTATGAGAACACAAGTGTATTCTTGAAGTACATTTCCCTGTGGTCAAATTGAGTTGAGCTGACACTTTTTCCAGTGATCAAATTGAGTTGGGGTGACTAATCAATGAACTAACTGTAGAATCCATCAGTCAACTCTTGTATTTTCCTAGTCCATACCAAACCATTGTTTCATAGCTTATACTCCGTATCATCTAAACTTCTTCAACATCAGCAAATTCAGGGTCAGATATACTAAAACAACTTCTACACATTGAAATCATTTGCTCACTGGTTGAGCTTGCTACAACCAAATTGTAACATCTGCTGCGTGCGAACTAAAGACAATTGCAAAGCATGCTCACGCAAGTGCAGACTGTACGCCCTCTAATAAAGTCGTGCTCAactgcaacaacaacaacctgACCACGGCAAGCATTGATCACGCAACATTgctagcaagcaagcaaaccaCACGGCGGTTGCGCCAATCGCACAAATACCAAATTGGGGAACCAGTGGCACGTACGGTAAGGTGCAGAGGGCAGGGTGGGTTTTACCGGGGTCGGGACCCTTGGGCGCGGTGGCGCAGATCTGCTGGTTGGGGCACCCGGCGCAAGAGTCCGCCTTCCCCGCCGCTTCCGACTGCGTCCCGGGGCAATCTGCGGCGGCGCAACCCAGAAACCGGTCAGAAACGAGCCGTAAAACCCTTGGATGCAATAAACCCGCGGGGTGCAAGCAAGTGGTTGGGCCGTACGCTCGTTGGCATTCTCCGggacatcgccgccgccgccgttctccatTGCTTCCTTTCGATCGACCGCTTCCCCGTTCCTCCTCTCGCTGCTACGGCGGCTGCTGTTGGATACTCAGACGAATCCCACCTAGCCCGACGACGACGCTCTATTCTTTCGTAAGGACGCTTTTGCCCCTGGGCCCAAGCCGGTCATGTTGTTTTGTTGTGTTCGACCAAGACGGCCGCTTTGTTCCCAAAACGACCCAGACGGAACCAGCCTAGCCCATCCACACGCGAGACCTAGCGGCCATGGCAGCTTCTccgcaggcggcggccgccggtcGTCACGCGCTGGGCCGCGGGACTgcgccgccgaggtcgaggTTCCGCTCGGCTCGGCCGCCCTCGTCGCTCGAGCCGCCACACCGCGCAGGTGAGCGACCCCGCCCCCGCCATGACTGGCGCAGCTCTATTGTTACTGTCACTCTCACGGTCTCTCACCCTCCTCCAGAGAGCTTGAGAGTGTCTGAAAGGGCGTTACACGTTCCGTCATGCAAACCTGTTGAGAAATGCTTGCCATAGTTGCGTTTAAATTGAGGTTGTCTTTGATTGCTTGAGCTTTCTGATTGTTTCAAACTTGTTTGCAATCGGTTCAGTGTTGCAAGTTGTGCATGTGTTATCAGAGAATCGGAATATTATGCTCAAATCTTCCAAATAGATtgggaaaaaaagagattGGAACCTATCATTTTCAGCCACGTAGAGTTTGCTTCGTTGGGTATTCACCTTACGCCTGTCGAAACGGTTGCTTGTCCCAAGCATGTCTGCTTCCTGAAACAAGGCAAGGAATAAACCCTTGGTGGTTGCTTGCAAaattcttccttctcttcatACAAGAGAAGCATAACTTTGTCATGAGTTACATGCACATCGAGGTTGACCATTCTTGTGGAGCACTCCCTAGATGCTTTCCCAACCATTGTGTGCTTATCCAAACTGCATTACCATTTAACATGCTTTCTAACCATTGAGCAGCTTCTTATTTGTTCAGGTCACTCCTGCCCATTCCAACGGCCTTTTGTTCAACACCTCATGTGCGTCTAACTCCGTCTGCATTCTTGCCGTCAAGACGAAACTTTGAAGGCTATATTCCTCGTAGCTGCTCAGGTTCATCGTTGCGGATCTATACCCGGTCATCATTGTTATCCCTCTCGCCATCTTCAGCCCTCATGGTGTCCGCCCAGCTTCCCTCTTCTGACGTAGCCCAACGGTCAGAGGAGTGGTTTGCCCTCCGGAAGGACAAGCTCACCACAAGCACCTTCAGCACTGCATTGGGCTTCTGGGCCGGCAACAGACGGTCGGAGCTGTGGAATGAGAAGGTATTTGGACCAACAGAACTCAAGTTGGCGGAGGCAGCCATGTCTGCCATGGCCTGGGGAACCAATCATGAAAGCATGGCGGTAGAGCAGTACACAAGCATCACAGGAAGATCGGTGGGTTCCCTTGGCTTTGCAGTGCACACAGAGGCTAACTCTGGATGGCTTGGAGCTTCACCTGACGGCATTCTTGGGTGTGACCCCAATGGCGGGATCCTGGAAGTCAAGTGTCCATACAACAAGGGTAAGCCTGAGCTTGCTCTGCCATGGCGTATCGTGCCATACTACTACATGCCGCAGGTGCAGGGCCTGATGGAGATAATGGGTAGAGACTGGGTCGACCTCTACTGCTGGACCCCCAATGGGAGCAGCCTCTTCCGGGTCCCTCGAGACCGCGCATACTGGGAGCTCATCCACGACGTCCTGCGTGAATTCTGGTGGGGCAACGTAATGCCTGCACGGGAGCTCGTACTGCTCGGGAAGGAGGCCGAAGCGAGATCCTTCGAGCCACAGCCCAAGCACCGGCTCACGAACCTGGTGATAGTTAAGAGCAGGAAGCTGGCTTCTGAAGCCAAGTTGTTGTGTAGGGACGTTGGTGGGCATGTAGAATTCTTCCCATGAGTAATTCTGTCAATGGTTGTACAATGTATTCTGGTATTCTTTAATTTAAATCAAATCCTGGATTACTTACTCCCAAAAGATTGCACCCGGTATCCCTTGTTTTTGTTATGGTTTAAATAGTACGTAGTATAATCTTGTGCGACGTGTCCTATGATCATTCCATACGGCCATTTTCTGAAACTACTGAAACTAGAAAGCAGGTAGCAATGAAGCAGGTGGGTAACCTAAACAAATGCGCAGATGCAATTTGCTTCTTACTCATGGGATGTGATCGATCATGCCACATTTTTTCTCAGGTTCAAACTGAACTCTGGTTTCCTAGCAGCAGGGGCTTCCTGCCTTGGCTCTTGTTTGAGTGTTAGTCTACACTTTTGCTTGTACGCAAAGTAACAAGAAGCAAAGCGACGCGACAGGAGCTGCTTGCTTCCGGCAAATCGATTCCTCCCGGAAGACAGAATGGATTGATACTCTCAGAAGCGTCCACCTGTTGCTAGCTTCTTCTCAGCTCTCACGAACTTGGCTTTACCTTACCTGtcaggcaggcaggcaagcTAGTCTAAGCCTGGATGCCTGGCCATGATCGCCAAAACCCCAACACAACGGAGCTCACGTTTGGTACATGACCTGTTCAGAACACGGGCTAGTAGACCTGAAATAGTACCTACCTTGAAGACCATGAAGCATGCCAAAACAACTTTTGTTCCTAGTGTCCTCAATTACAGATTCACAGTAAATTATACAACTGGCCAATATGCCGATGTAGCAATCAAAAAACAGTGATACTTGGTTAGAAGTCAATCATTTATTTCTACTCAAGGAGAAtatgaaatactccctccgttccataattcttgtcgaaatattacatgtatctagacactttaggaatagatacatccaatttttaggcaaatttgagacaagaattatggaacagagggagtactagctaGCAAGTCGTATCACACGTTGTCTCCAAAATAAAACTATTACATGTCTCGAATGGTACTGGTTTAAATAATACAGCTTTTATTTTAGGGAGCGAAGGAATAAGTTCATCTTCAATCCTCCCAGGAAGATGCAGCTTCAAGCAACCCGCCGTTTACACACTTGGAACTGCAGATTCCAGGAAGAAACATCCCTGGAACAAGATATAAGAAAATGAGTGTGCATTGTAACAAACGAACTAACTACCAACGGAAAGTACAGCACAAGTGCACACCCACCTCATTGTCAGTAGTTAGACCATAATAGTGGAACCATCCTGTCTTTTTGCTGAATTCAcaaagtttttttatttttcttgcaaaCAGATGTAGTATATGTCAAAAGACTGCTCCTTGGATAACAAACTaacttctttgttttttttgtttttcatcgGTAGGAGATATTATGTTAAGATGGCTGAACTGCTGGACAGTGACTGTTGTTCCTCTGGTGGTCAAGGAGAAGATATTCTTCCAATGGATAAAATAGAGCACATCTACTTTTCCCCAGTGAGAGATGAGGCTGGATCCCCTAGACACTTGTAACAACGGTAGACCAGATCAAATTTTTCTTCAAACTGTATACCGGGTTCTAAACACCTCCCACACTGCCCGCATCTCTTGATGCAAATCCCGCATGCTCTGCAATTACCAGATCTTCTGGCATTGCATTCCTCTTCAGGGCAATCATAAACAAGTTTGTAGCTCTGACAAATAGGGCACATCTCAATATCAAGAGCATATCCGTCACTGCAATCTGATAAAAGATGATTAGCTTGACAGAATCGTGGCTCCTGGTTGTGCAGCTCCTGCATCTTGTCAATGCTCAACAAGGATAGTAACTCCTCATACTGCTTTTTTGGTAAATTGAAGCGTGTACCAAATCTGAGGCTCTTGATGCCATACACCGCTTTCATACTAAATGACTTGAGATTGGAGATAAGACCATCTAACGTTAATCGTTCGCAGTGTGCAATACTCAActgtattaaaaaaatgaaaagttaGAATTAGAATAGATAACAGAACAATATGTTTCTGTTAAACTAATAATTTACGAGAACAAGCACGTGCATAAAGAGAACTGTCCCTAAAATTGGTGGCACAGAATTTTTTCCCATACTGTTCCAACTTTAAACTATTGCAAGAAATTAGAAGCATTTACCAAACTTCAAAAAAGTGGTGCGGTAAAAAGATTCCATGCGGTACTCTTTGCAACATTGGCATGCACAAGGCAGTAAAAACAAGCTCAAGTTATAGTTATTTTGATAATTGCATGGTAAATTATTACTGCTGCAAGAACATttaatctactccctccgtcccaaaataagtgacgtggaagTGACgtaaatctatacaaatcgacgtcacttattttgggacggagggagtacaacatttCCACTCCTTCTACTGCCAGCTATCACAGGCACAGCTCTTGCAGAACATGCTGTTGTGCCAACTGACTAGTTTGCCCCTGAGACTTGTGATCTAGCCGACATAGGGACAAGTGAATAGTATTAGCTAAATACAACAACAGAAACAAGAGAAACCATGATAATCTAAAACAGTAGTCCTGCTCAGAAAGACCAAAAGTGCCAATAGTGAATATTCATGACAGTAAATACTACATACTAGATAGCTAGAGCTAGGAAACGAAACAATGCTCCATATAAAAAGAAATTGGATAATCAAACTATCAGAGTATCCTACGGAACTCAAACTGACCCTAGTTTGGTTGGTGGGAATTGTTGCTGACCCCCACCACCTATGTTTAAGTCCTATTCGACTCTAATTTGGGTGCATATTCTTGTTTCAATATTGTGATACCTGGCCCTTCCAAGGTATTCTACTTTTTTATCAGAGTGTGCTAAGGCAGAAAGAGTAGATTGTTGCGAGTATGAACATACACAGATAAATTAGTTGCCCCATATAATTCCAGAACTTTGAAATACTTGCAAGAGGATGGTGGCCATACTAACCTTTGTTAATCCTGGATTACTTTCAAGAACAGCATTCAAACCCTTGTCCGTGATATTCAGGCAATTATTTATATTTAAACACTGCAAAGCCCCCGGGAACTTTTGTGTCAAACGTAGAAGATCGGGGTCAGAAATCTTGCACAAGGCTTGTTCAACATGGATACACTTCCACAGTAAAGGGTCATTCCGAACAGCAGAATGCAAAGATTTGCATACCATCTCCACAGAGAGGATGTCCCGAAGCCCAAGATAGCCAAGAGCAAACAACATTCCGTCATGTGGTGCAGTTCCTTCCTGGACAGGAACAGCATCACAGCACGCCAATGCAGCAATGCCAGAGGCGCATGGATCCTCCTCATACCCAATTGACTGTGAGCAGGATGCGCGCGGAGGTAATCCTGGAGAATGCTCAGTGTCTCCACCGGCGGCAAGTCCTCCAAACCCCAAGGGTCCCTCGAAAGCACTACTGTGACCACCAATCAGTGGTTCTCGAGAGAGTGCAAGAGCATGATTCAGGAAGTAATAACTCAGGTCAGCACAAACAGCAACACCATCGCCGTTTCCAAAACGGCCAGCACCGGTGAGGTCTCCGAAGTAACTGGCGAGCGCAGCAGTGAGTGTGGTCTCGAAGTTCATCCCAAAGGGATCCGTCGGCAAGAGATCAACAGGGTCGGACTCATCATCCCGCTCCGACTCTAAATCATCCCGGAACAGGGCATTCACCCCTATGGACGACAGGGGGGAGGCCTCCTCCGACCAGCACCCACACCCTCTCATCATGGCAAAGCACTCGTCGTTCATCAGCAACGAGCAGGATGGATAATTCAGCGCCATAGCCTCCAAATTTCCCTTCCACACCACCTCctactcctttttttttgtttttttttctacagcAAATATGCACAGAACGATAGCACACGCAACCCTAGATCTCCTCAAGAGAACCCTCTATTCCTGATCCGGGCCAATCAAAAAATATCCCTAGGACCAAAAACTTCACCGAGCAATCTCGATCATGGATCCCAAATCAATCCAATAGCAGAGAAACCAGGGgctccaaaaaaaatacacaaccTCAACTTTCCCCCGAATCAGACCCCCAACCGGAACACCATCAACCCAACCCCCGTCAAAGGAACCACGGCCCGGAGAATCACCAGCCCAAATCGCCGTGACAAGAGCTCCGGCACCAAAATCCCCACCACGGCCAGCTAAGGTTGGCAGCGAAATCCACAAACCGGCAGGGCTTGCTCTCAGGAGAGGGGGAATCGGCGACTCTGCTGCGGATGGCAGGCAAGACACCTTCGaatgcggcggcggtgaggcgGGTACTGACTGGGATTGGGAGCGGGAGGGGCGGACGGGTGGGTGGTGGTGAAACCcctgcggtggaggaggcgggtgGGGTGGGGAGAGACGGGTGCGGGGGTTCCGGGGAAATCTTGAGGGCCTTCCTTCTCCCCTTGGCCTTCCGCGCGGCGCGgaacgggaggaggagacgagaggagaggagagcgagagcgagagcgagaggagggggagggcgTGGTGGCCTGCCTTGCCTGCCTGCTCTGGGTGGGGGCGGCTCAGCCGATCTCCTTTTCTACTCCTGGAGCGGGCGGGCGGCTCTGTTTGGTTTGTTTGTTGCGTTTCGATGCGGGTCCTCTGATTCTCTCTTCCCGTGCGCTAGCCACGCACCATCTTCCCTTTCCcgggaaaaataaatatgggATCTATCATCTATGCGCTTTTTTACAACAGCCGCCCGCACCGGCCCGACGAATTTCGCGCCGGCTAGActgttgggacttgggagtcTGAGCGTACGTGTCCGTGCAAAGATGGTTAGTGTGGTTGATCTTTGGTTTCAGAGGATTCTGTAGGTTCATTTCTTAAATTAATTTTCCTTTCCAAACTATCTCGAGGATCCAAGATTTGGGATTGATTGacttcctttttttcaaaCTAGCAAGAATTTTGGAATCGACTGACTCCCTtctaaaataaagaaaactatCTCGAGAATACAAGATTTGGGATTGATTgacttccttttttcaaatatTAAGATTTTTTCAGTCCACTGACTTCCTTCTAAAACGTTCTACTGCCATGACTTTGTTAAACGTATGTACATATTCTTATATTCTATTTGCGATGCCACGTAAACTAATATTCTC contains:
- the LOC100828448 gene encoding uncharacterized protein LOC100828448 isoform X1 is translated as MLFCCVRPRRPLCSQNDPDGTSLAHPHARPSGHGSFSAGGGRRSSRAGPRDCAAEVEVPLGSAALVARAATPRRSLLPIPTAFCSTPHVRLTPSAFLPSRRNFEGYIPRSCSGSSLRIYTRSSLLSLSPSSALMVSAQLPSSDVAQRSEEWFALRKDKLTTSTFSTALGFWAGNRRSELWNEKVFGPTELKLAEAAMSAMAWGTNHESMAVEQYTSITGRSVGSLGFAVHTEANSGWLGASPDGILGCDPNGGILEVKCPYNKGKPELALPWRIVPYYYMPQVQGLMEIMGRDWVDLYCWTPNGSSLFRVPRDRAYWELIHDVLREFWWGNVMPARELVLLGKEAEARSFEPQPKHRLTNLVIVKSRKLASEAKLLCRDVGGHVEFFP
- the LOC100828954 gene encoding F-box protein SKIP14; amino-acid sequence: MALNYPSCSLLMNDECFAMMRGCGCWSEEASPLSSIGVNALFRDDLESERDDESDPVDLLPTDPFGMNFETTLTAALASYFGDLTGAGRFGNGDGVAVCADLSYYFLNHALALSREPLIGGHSSAFEGPLGFGGLAAGGDTEHSPGLPPRASCSQSIGYEEDPCASGIAALACCDAVPVQEGTAPHDGMLFALGYLGLRDILSVEMVCKSLHSAVRNDPLLWKCIHVEQALCKISDPDLLRLTQKFPGALQCLNINNCLNITDKGLNAVLESNPGLTKLSIAHCERLTLDGLISNLKSFSMKAVYGIKSLRFGTRFNLPKKQYEELLSLLSIDKMQELHNQEPRFCQANHLLSDCSDGYALDIEMCPICQSYKLVYDCPEEECNARRSGNCRACGICIKRCGQCGRCLEPGIQFEEKFDLVYRCYKCLGDPASSLTGEK
- the LOC100828448 gene encoding uncharacterized protein LOC100828448 isoform X4 — protein: MRAGLKRSLLPIPTAFCSTPHVRLTPSAFLPSRRNFEGYIPRSCSGSSLRIYTRSSLLSLSPSSALMVSAQLPSSDVAQRSEEWFALRKDKLTTSTFSTALGFWAGNRRSELWNEKVFGPTELKLAEAAMSAMAWGTNHESMAVEQYTSITGRSVGSLGFAVHTEANSGWLGASPDGILGCDPNGGILEVKCPYNKGKPELALPWRIVPYYYMPQVQGLMEIMGRDWVDLYCWTPNGSSLFRVPRDRAYWELIHDVLREFWWGNVMPARELVLLGKEAEARSFEPQPKHRLTNLVIVKSRKLASEAKLLCRDVGGHVEFFP
- the LOC100828448 gene encoding uncharacterized protein LOC100828448 isoform X2; translation: MCYQRIGILCSNLPNRLGKKEIGTYHFQPRRVCFVGYSPYACRNGCLSQACLLPETRSLLPIPTAFCSTPHVRLTPSAFLPSRRNFEGYIPRSCSGSSLRIYTRSSLLSLSPSSALMVSAQLPSSDVAQRSEEWFALRKDKLTTSTFSTALGFWAGNRRSELWNEKVFGPTELKLAEAAMSAMAWGTNHESMAVEQYTSITGRSVGSLGFAVHTEANSGWLGASPDGILGCDPNGGILEVKCPYNKGKPELALPWRIVPYYYMPQVQGLMEIMGRDWVDLYCWTPNGSSLFRVPRDRAYWELIHDVLREFWWGNVMPARELVLLGKEAEARSFEPQPKHRLTNLVIVKSRKLASEAKLLCRDVGGHVEFFP
- the LOC100828448 gene encoding uncharacterized protein LOC100828448 isoform X3, encoding MAASPQAAAAGRHALGRGTAPPRSRFRSARPPSSLEPPHRAASYLFRSLLPIPTAFCSTPHVRLTPSAFLPSRRNFEGYIPRSCSGSSLRIYTRSSLLSLSPSSALMVSAQLPSSDVAQRSEEWFALRKDKLTTSTFSTALGFWAGNRRSELWNEKVFGPTELKLAEAAMSAMAWGTNHESMAVEQYTSITGRSVGSLGFAVHTEANSGWLGASPDGILGCDPNGGILEVKCPYNKGKPELALPWRIVPYYYMPQVQGLMEIMGRDWVDLYCWTPNGSSLFRVPRDRAYWELIHDVLREFWWGNVMPARELVLLGKEAEARSFEPQPKHRLTNLVIVKSRKLASEAKLLCRDVGGHVEFFP